In Thermosphaera sp., a genomic segment contains:
- a CDS encoding molybdenum cofactor biosynthesis protein MoaE — protein MVYIKTGVLEKDRTISLDSILQELIEHNNGRRVGGIGLFIGIVKGVVDEKHVLELEYEVIKELADKKLHEIASQVAEKYGINGIIILHRVGVLKPGEITLTIAVSGDTRKKILPALTEALERVKHEVPVFKLERRLDGEYWIIGDSTRIPKK, from the coding sequence ATGGTCTACATTAAAACAGGAGTGTTGGAAAAAGACCGCACGATCAGCTTGGATTCTATTCTTCAAGAGTTAATTGAACACAATAATGGGAGACGTGTAGGCGGAATAGGTCTGTTCATAGGAATAGTCAAGGGCGTCGTTGATGAAAAACACGTTCTCGAACTTGAATATGAAGTCATTAAGGAGCTAGCTGATAAGAAATTACACGAAATCGCATCTCAAGTTGCTGAGAAATATGGTATCAACGGAATAATCATTTTACATAGAGTCGGCGTTTTAAAGCCTGGAGAAATAACGCTTACCATAGCTGTTTCGGGGGATACTCGGAAGAAGATACTCCCAGCTCTCACCGAAGCTCTGGAGAGAGTAAAACACGAAGTTCCAGTCTTCAAGCTTGAGCGTAGATTGGATGGAGAATACTGGATCATTGGAGACTCGACCAGGATACCTAAAAAGTAG
- a CDS encoding MoaD/ThiS family protein yields MKVLVRAHSLFQEILGKELLVEVEEGATIRDLLMRLLKGLEYRGVTPIILVNHERAGLEHVLKDKDIVDLAPPFSGG; encoded by the coding sequence ATGAAGGTATTAGTTCGAGCACACTCCTTATTCCAAGAAATCTTGGGCAAGGAGTTATTGGTAGAGGTTGAGGAGGGGGCAACCATTAGAGACCTCCTAATGAGACTTCTAAAAGGATTGGAGTACAGAGGGGTAACACCCATCATTCTAGTTAACCACGAGAGAGCTGGTTTAGAGCATGTTTTAAAAGACAAGGATATTGTAGATTTGGCGCCGCCTTTCTCAGGGGGTTGA
- the moaC gene encoding cyclic pyranopterin monophosphate synthase MoaC, translating into MVDVTRKSDVYREATATGFIKLRRETIELIRSGRVEKGNVIDASSIASLLGVKKTPDLLPLTHNIPITGVETRLSVEDEGVRVYVTVKTTAKTGVEMEALMGVAVALLNIWDMVKKYEKDSEGQYPETMITDIKVVSKIKSEKG; encoded by the coding sequence ATGGTGGACGTAACTCGTAAGTCTGATGTGTACAGGGAGGCCACTGCTACTGGGTTCATAAAATTGAGGAGGGAGACTATAGAACTAATAAGGAGTGGGAGAGTGGAGAAAGGAAATGTCATAGACGCATCGTCGATCGCATCGCTTTTAGGAGTTAAGAAAACCCCGGATCTGTTGCCATTAACTCATAACATACCAATAACAGGTGTTGAGACCAGGTTGTCCGTGGAAGATGAAGGGGTAAGGGTCTATGTTACCGTTAAAACGACAGCGAAAACTGGAGTAGAGATGGAAGCACTCATGGGCGTTGCCGTAGCGCTACTAAACATATGGGATATGGTAAAGAAGTACGAGAAGGATAGTGAAGGACAATACCCAGAGACCATGATAACCGATATTAAAGTTGTCTCGAAAATAAAAAGCGAGAAAGGTTGA
- the moaA gene encoding GTP 3',8-cyclase MoaA, with amino-acid sequence MDSNYLVDRFNRKVNSVRLVVTARCNYNCIFCHREGLSGLKRTEILNPEDYGFLAKVSRKLGIVDFKITGGEPLIRKDIIEIIEEIKKSIENISITTNGYFLADLAPKLANAGLERVNVSLHSLNDEIYRRITRTHFPVRRILEGIDLAVENGIRVKLNFLAMKINVNEFNDVLDYASRKGLDINVIELIPLGTPPKVYMEQKVNIESIVEKLKQISSNVSISEFQSRPIFTMPSGIKVTVIKGFENPSLCSKCTRIRVTPEGWIKTCIFVEEPYVDISRELKSKDENGLIEKFKQAVALREPYFKFQIR; translated from the coding sequence ATGGATTCTAATTATCTCGTTGATAGATTTAATAGAAAAGTAAATAGTGTACGACTAGTAGTGACGGCTCGATGCAACTACAATTGTATTTTCTGCCACAGAGAGGGTCTATCTGGTCTTAAAAGAACCGAGATCTTGAACCCAGAGGACTATGGGTTCTTGGCTAAAGTTTCCAGAAAATTAGGCATCGTTGATTTCAAGATAACAGGCGGGGAGCCCTTAATTCGAAAAGATATCATCGAAATAATAGAGGAGATCAAAAAATCCATTGAAAATATTTCTATTACAACAAACGGATACTTTCTCGCAGATTTGGCACCAAAACTCGCAAACGCTGGTTTGGAAAGAGTTAACGTCAGCCTACACTCGCTCAACGATGAAATATATAGAAGGATCACAAGAACCCATTTTCCCGTCAGAAGAATCTTAGAGGGTATAGATTTAGCTGTGGAGAATGGTATAAGGGTAAAGCTTAATTTTCTAGCCATGAAAATAAATGTTAATGAATTCAACGATGTTCTAGATTATGCCTCGAGGAAAGGATTAGATATAAACGTAATCGAGTTGATTCCGCTGGGAACCCCTCCAAAAGTTTATATGGAACAGAAGGTTAATATAGAGTCGATCGTTGAAAAACTTAAGCAGATTTCTTCTAATGTTTCTATATCCGAGTTTCAAAGTAGACCGATATTTACTATGCCCTCCGGTATTAAAGTTACCGTGATAAAGGGTTTTGAAAATCCCTCCCTTTGTTCGAAATGCACTAGAATAAGGGTCACGCCGGAAGGGTGGATTAAAACTTGTATTTTTGTCGAAGAACCTTATGTAGATATTAGTAGAGAATTAAAAAGCAAGGATGAAAATGGATTAATAGAGAAGTTTAAGCAAGCTGTTGCACTTAGGGAGCCATATTTCAAGTTTCAAATTAGGTGA
- a CDS encoding ATP-binding cassette domain-containing protein encodes MEKLTVAHGSNIILEDITFEIQDGETGVLMGPNASGKTTLLKAVAGLLTPLHGRIVLDGNILFESNRTDKKPSVSVPPHLRGVGYVPSDYALFDHLTVRENILLALAKKPISTAEKLIRVNKVLETMSLTEYADLKPPVLSSGLKQKVALARALVSDPRLLLLDEPFSSIDPVSRPLLHQELKKLLEMYRIKTIIATHSIEEAFWFRGKLLVLGSRNLSYISSLEVDEISKNEYLARSLGFNIVPGLIHEVRGPGMYQVVLGGLSYLITSSRTNDKFGKGDVVNLVFPSTGLTLVPKCRDEPEVNRLEGYIIDFVEKIFQVSLILDISGSYVRVDVSQDEWKRLNGHQARCVGIVIPKELLVLIRKGGSNGF; translated from the coding sequence GTGGAAAAATTAACAGTAGCACATGGTTCCAACATCATCTTGGAGGACATAACGTTTGAAATCCAAGATGGAGAAACAGGAGTGTTAATGGGTCCTAATGCTTCGGGAAAGACTACGCTCTTAAAAGCCGTTGCCGGCTTGTTAACTCCGCTTCACGGAAGAATAGTCTTAGACGGCAATATTTTATTCGAATCTAATCGCACTGATAAAAAACCTTCAGTCAGCGTTCCTCCGCACCTGAGGGGTGTCGGCTACGTTCCCTCAGACTACGCCTTGTTCGACCACTTAACTGTGAGGGAGAATATACTGCTGGCTCTGGCAAAAAAGCCGATATCTACCGCTGAAAAACTCATCAGAGTAAATAAGGTTCTGGAGACTATGAGCCTGACAGAATATGCTGATTTAAAACCCCCGGTTTTAAGCAGTGGGTTAAAACAAAAAGTAGCACTAGCCAGGGCCCTTGTCTCTGACCCCCGGCTCCTCTTACTCGATGAACCATTCTCTTCCATCGACCCTGTCAGCAGGCCTCTGCTTCACCAAGAATTGAAAAAACTACTTGAGATGTACAGGATAAAAACAATAATTGCCACACACAGTATTGAAGAAGCCTTTTGGTTTAGGGGTAAACTACTGGTCCTGGGAAGCAGAAACCTATCCTACATCTCTTCGCTGGAAGTTGATGAGATTTCAAAAAATGAATACTTAGCCCGGAGTCTGGGATTCAACATCGTTCCCGGGTTAATTCATGAAGTTAGGGGACCGGGTATGTATCAAGTAGTGTTAGGAGGTTTATCCTACCTAATCACTTCCTCTCGTACAAATGATAAATTCGGTAAAGGAGACGTTGTTAACCTAGTCTTCCCGAGCACTGGATTAACCCTAGTACCTAAATGTAGAGATGAACCAGAAGTGAACCGGCTGGAAGGATATATTATTGACTTCGTAGAGAAAATATTTCAGGTGTCGCTTATCTTAGACATCTCTGGTTCATATGTTAGGGTCGATGTGAGTCAAGATGAGTGGAAGAGATTGAATGGACATCAAGCCAGATGTGTGGGAATAGTGATTCCCAAGGAGCTATTGGTTTTGATTAGAAAAGGGGGCTCTAATGGATTCTAA
- a CDS encoding ABC transporter permease subunit — protein MGEYKTAVVILVVLLALYINVIVTVFYLALISSITNKELLQEVFNSIWLSLVTSLVSTTIVIALTLPVSYFLSQKWFRGKHVISSLFAIPYILSPSATGLILLIFLVKNPVGKLLNDSFNFINDPKGIVLAQVFLSFPLALIYYTSLFRTIPASLLEVSRTLGFGRIEGLYKIFIPLLKPQVIAGAMLIFARAFGDFGASLVLGGGIRGRTVTLPIALFLVNQYGDLALLAYVLAGYVMLAFALLMFMNMLER, from the coding sequence ATGGGTGAGTACAAGACTGCCGTAGTAATCTTGGTTGTGTTGCTGGCTCTTTATATCAACGTGATTGTGACTGTGTTTTACCTGGCATTAATATCTTCGATCACCAATAAAGAATTACTTCAGGAAGTTTTCAACTCCATATGGCTATCGCTCGTTACATCTCTCGTATCCACGACTATAGTTATAGCTTTAACATTACCGGTTTCATATTTTCTTTCGCAGAAATGGTTTCGAGGTAAACACGTGATAAGCTCGCTGTTTGCTATACCATACATTTTATCCCCCTCCGCTACTGGATTGATTTTACTAATATTTTTAGTTAAGAATCCCGTAGGGAAGCTCCTTAATGATTCATTCAATTTCATCAACGATCCCAAAGGAATAGTGCTGGCTCAAGTTTTTCTAAGTTTTCCATTAGCTCTCATATACTATACTTCCCTATTTAGAACGATTCCAGCCTCCCTACTGGAAGTATCCAGGACATTGGGCTTTGGTAGAATTGAAGGACTATACAAAATATTCATCCCCCTATTAAAACCCCAAGTAATAGCTGGAGCAATGCTAATCTTCGCTCGCGCCTTTGGGGATTTCGGCGCTTCACTAGTTCTTGGAGGAGGTATAAGGGGTCGCACGGTTACACTCCCCATCGCATTATTTCTGGTGAACCAATACGGAGATCTCGCACTCCTGGCGTATGTACTCGCCGGTTATGTGATGCTGGCTTTCGCACTCCTCATGTTTATGAACATGCTTGAAAGGTGA
- a CDS encoding substrate-binding domain-containing protein, with protein sequence MKGRTYFLLGIAAISIITLFIVYGSILNQPREKIELIFLTPPAVYRPLEKAILYFNENSETYRILTIVQPTGALVNRLKLDQRGDVFGSADSMYMEKLVEEGFIHREKIFLLSYSIPAMIVPKGNPAGIHSLKDLAEKNVPIGIANPDVSPAGRIAVEVLKQNEIYERVKDRIVIFSDINELARQVSLGLLPVGISWHFIYYWNPNELDIVWLDKDEIPGIECQLIGVLKTSNNSEVAEHVVKSILEYAKKNGELRRYGYITSLEDLQLITPYDNVGWTLPSICILGVKYG encoded by the coding sequence ATGAAGGGAAGAACATATTTCTTACTAGGAATAGCCGCCATCTCCATTATCACCTTGTTTATAGTTTACGGATCTATATTAAACCAGCCGAGGGAAAAAATTGAGTTGATTTTCCTAACCCCTCCTGCGGTCTACCGACCGCTGGAAAAAGCTATACTTTATTTCAATGAAAACTCTGAAACATACCGGATATTAACGATTGTACAGCCGACTGGAGCATTGGTGAATAGGTTAAAACTGGATCAAAGAGGAGACGTGTTCGGATCGGCTGACTCAATGTATATGGAAAAACTGGTGGAAGAAGGATTTATTCATAGGGAAAAAATATTCTTATTATCGTATTCGATTCCTGCAATGATCGTTCCCAAGGGAAATCCTGCTGGGATTCATTCGCTCAAAGATTTAGCCGAAAAAAATGTTCCCATAGGCATAGCGAATCCTGACGTATCTCCGGCTGGTAGAATAGCTGTCGAAGTGCTTAAGCAAAACGAAATATATGAGAGAGTCAAGGATAGAATTGTCATTTTCTCGGATATAAACGAGCTTGCAAGACAAGTCTCACTCGGGCTCCTTCCTGTTGGAATTAGTTGGCACTTTATATACTATTGGAATCCTAACGAGCTGGATATTGTCTGGCTTGACAAGGATGAAATTCCGGGAATAGAGTGTCAGCTCATAGGGGTTTTAAAGACGAGCAACAATAGCGAGGTTGCGGAGCATGTCGTTAAAAGTATTCTCGAATACGCTAAAAAGAATGGTGAGTTAAGACGTTATGGATACATCACAAGTCTAGAAGACTTACAATTAATAACCCCGTACGATAATGTTGGCTGGACCCTGCCCAGCATTTGCATTCTAGGTGTAAAATATGGGTGA
- a CDS encoding molybdopterin-binding protein, with protein MKKKVDEAVGYRTALDLSAITPEFKGAIIRRGEIIEDKHVELLKKHGHYYVYVEEGKDSGVWEDEAVVALGKVVVSDHIEVLPRSEGKAFLIAREDGLVLVNREGLKKLNLSGIFVLITVRNGAFARVGDVIGVVDMVPLTIPTSLFNEFIDEFKKDYPLISLHPSRIKKIGIVVTGNEIVDGLKEDLAGPIIERKIKEYGCSKVYYAQSRDDENEIADTIIEALKVSDAVVVSGGMSVDPTDKTPEAIRKIADKIVFYGIPIKPTTMSMLAYREGKAILGVSSGMIYFPDYNVLDVILPWIVSNVEPTRDFIAELGEGGLSSYFLGKLNKK; from the coding sequence ATGAAGAAAAAAGTAGATGAAGCCGTTGGGTACAGAACAGCTCTCGACCTATCAGCGATCACACCAGAGTTTAAGGGTGCTATTATAAGAAGGGGAGAAATCATAGAGGATAAGCACGTTGAGCTTCTGAAGAAGCATGGGCATTACTACGTGTATGTTGAGGAAGGAAAAGATAGTGGTGTTTGGGAGGATGAGGCAGTTGTAGCACTGGGAAAAGTTGTAGTAAGTGATCACATTGAGGTTTTGCCAAGATCCGAGGGAAAAGCTTTTCTCATTGCACGAGAAGACGGTCTGGTCCTCGTCAACAGGGAAGGTCTTAAAAAGCTGAACCTCTCAGGAATCTTCGTATTGATCACCGTCAGAAACGGAGCTTTTGCCCGAGTAGGAGATGTTATTGGAGTAGTCGACATGGTTCCATTAACAATACCTACCAGTTTGTTTAATGAGTTTATTGACGAATTTAAAAAAGACTATCCATTGATAAGTTTGCATCCATCAAGGATTAAGAAGATTGGAATAGTAGTAACTGGTAATGAAATAGTTGACGGGTTAAAAGAGGACTTAGCCGGCCCAATAATAGAGAGAAAAATAAAAGAGTATGGTTGCTCGAAAGTATATTACGCGCAGAGTCGTGATGATGAAAACGAGATTGCTGATACAATTATCGAAGCTTTAAAAGTGAGCGATGCAGTGGTAGTCTCAGGTGGCATGAGTGTAGACCCAACAGATAAGACTCCCGAGGCGATAAGGAAAATAGCTGATAAAATCGTGTTCTACGGGATACCAATTAAACCTACGACTATGTCAATGCTGGCTTACCGTGAGGGCAAAGCAATATTGGGCGTCTCCAGCGGAATGATCTATTTCCCCGATTACAATGTTCTAGATGTTATATTGCCCTGGATCGTCAGCAATGTTGAACCCACGAGAGACTTCATAGCGGAACTCGGAGAAGGAGGGTTATCTTCATACTTCCTAGGAAAGTTGAATAAAAAATGA
- a CDS encoding transcriptional regulator, producing MKSFCEIYNRKILPAVRMYLSRKLVLEYNLSQLDAAKILGLKQSLVNYAVTGRRKSKYLDVIISFHDFKEYLDNLALEMSNKNYVKPYACELCRYLLKTNLADELLKAIEENPSYVYKDSQSFI from the coding sequence TTGAAGTCTTTCTGCGAGATATACAATAGAAAGATACTTCCAGCTGTTAGAATGTACTTAAGTAGAAAATTGGTTTTAGAATACAATCTTAGCCAATTGGATGCGGCAAAGATCCTGGGGTTGAAACAGTCGTTGGTGAATTATGCAGTCACAGGAAGGCGAAAAAGCAAGTATTTAGATGTAATTATTAGTTTCCACGATTTCAAGGAGTATTTGGACAATTTGGCTCTGGAAATGTCGAATAAGAACTATGTGAAACCATACGCGTGTGAACTCTGTCGGTACCTATTGAAGACGAACCTAGCAGACGAGCTCCTCAAAGCTATTGAAGAAAATCCAAGCTATGTCTACAAGGATTCACAATCCTTCATATAG
- a CDS encoding MGMT family protein produces MRYVIIIEVSKGKVGIREARSPEICEAVLIIISFVPLGKVVSYKAVADLLKIHPRTVANCVKHNPAPLIIPCHRVVHKTGDIGGYSFGGRDVKKKILVIEKALAKGARKVSSLNFYDLRWLTI; encoded by the coding sequence GTGAGATACGTGATCATTATTGAAGTGTCTAAAGGCAAGGTTGGGATACGCGAGGCAAGGTCCCCCGAGATTTGCGAAGCAGTTTTGATTATAATCAGCTTTGTGCCATTGGGTAAAGTGGTATCCTACAAGGCCGTGGCAGATTTGCTCAAAATTCATCCTCGGACCGTGGCGAACTGCGTAAAGCATAATCCAGCTCCTCTCATTATTCCGTGCCATAGAGTTGTTCATAAGACAGGCGATATTGGTGGATACTCATTCGGCGGACGCGACGTCAAGAAGAAAATTCTGGTTATTGAAAAAGCTCTAGCCAAAGGGGCCCGTAAAGTGAGTTCATTAAATTTCTACGATCTAAGATGGTTGACTATATGA
- a CDS encoding molybdopterin-binding protein has product MKPSIEVIVVSDRVHEGQMEDVSGKTAKKMIEDRGLSVDAIHVIPNSYRELIRILRESKSRVLIFIGGTGPGPRDLTVDVVSSLAWRHIPGFGELFRTKSFEVKGYRGILSRSELFILHDGKVVACLPGSPEAVELGVNILLSIIQHLLEEVDRYEGSHG; this is encoded by the coding sequence ATGAAACCGTCAATTGAGGTTATCGTAGTCAGTGATAGAGTTCATGAAGGACAGATGGAAGATGTTAGTGGAAAAACGGCTAAGAAAATGATAGAGGACAGAGGATTGAGCGTGGACGCAATTCATGTCATACCCAATTCTTACCGTGAGTTGATCAGGATTCTTCGGGAATCCAAATCCAGAGTACTCATATTTATAGGGGGAACAGGCCCTGGTCCGAGAGACTTAACCGTTGATGTCGTATCAAGCCTTGCTTGGAGACACATCCCCGGCTTCGGCGAATTGTTCCGAACCAAATCATTTGAAGTTAAAGGTTATAGGGGGATCCTCTCGAGGTCTGAACTCTTCATACTTCACGACGGGAAGGTGGTTGCCTGCCTTCCTGGTTCCCCTGAAGCCGTTGAGCTCGGGGTTAACATTCTGCTTAGTATCATTCAACATTTACTAGAGGAGGTGGATAGATATGAAGGCAGTCATGGGTGA